In Akkermansiaceae bacterium, a single genomic region encodes these proteins:
- a CDS encoding histidinol-phosphatase, translating into MPADYHTHTPLCRHAEGEPEAYVDAAISAGLTQYGISDHAPAIPEPFDDWRMWERELPEYFHWINRAKAQAAGRIAIRSGLECDWLTGCGPWIADLSSRHDWDYLIGSVHYLGDWDFDNPKWLGRWAESDVEAVWSHYWKTYAEMAEAGIFDILGHPDLVKKFSHVPDGDLDRFYEPVIDAIAASGSVIELNTAGWHKPCAEAYPSPRFLELACSAGIGLVISSDAHAPSEVARDRARAVDLAKAAGFTETVLFEGRRRSSEPLL; encoded by the coding sequence GTGCCCGCAGACTACCATACCCACACGCCTCTCTGCCGCCATGCCGAGGGGGAGCCGGAAGCCTACGTGGATGCCGCCATTTCAGCGGGCCTGACCCAGTATGGCATCTCCGACCACGCGCCCGCCATCCCTGAGCCGTTCGATGACTGGCGGATGTGGGAGCGCGAACTGCCGGAGTATTTCCACTGGATCAACCGGGCGAAAGCACAGGCCGCCGGGCGCATCGCGATCCGCTCCGGCCTGGAGTGCGACTGGCTGACCGGTTGCGGGCCATGGATCGCGGACCTTTCCTCAAGGCATGACTGGGACTACCTCATCGGCTCCGTCCACTATCTGGGGGACTGGGATTTCGACAACCCGAAGTGGCTCGGCCGCTGGGCGGAGAGTGACGTGGAGGCGGTGTGGTCCCACTATTGGAAAACCTACGCGGAAATGGCGGAAGCCGGGATCTTCGACATCCTGGGCCATCCGGATCTGGTGAAAAAGTTCTCCCACGTTCCGGACGGGGATCTCGACCGGTTCTATGAGCCGGTCATCGATGCCATCGCCGCGTCCGGCAGTGTCATCGAGCTGAACACGGCGGGCTGGCACAAGCCCTGTGCGGAGGCCTATCCGTCGCCGCGTTTCCTGGAGCTGGCCTGCTCCGCCGGCATCGGCCTGGTGATCTCATCGGACGCCCATGCCCCTTCGGAAGTGGCGAGGGACCGGGCGAGGGCGGTGGATCTGGCAAAGGCGGCGGGTTTCACGGAGACCGTACTGTTCGAGGGGCGCAGGCGTTCCTCGGAGCCGTTGCTGTGA
- a CDS encoding carbohydrate kinase: MFLGLDSSTQSLTAVIIDPASGTITCQMAVNFGKDLPHFQSPSGFLPDGASGEVHANPLMWVEALDLLFTRLSPATDLSLIRAIGGSGQQHGSVYLDSTFDQRLAELDPAKPLSPQIAPALSRATSPIWMDTSTGAECREIANGIGGNKELCRITGSNATERFTGPQIRRFSKRDPLGWSHTSRIHLVSSFIASILAGESMPIDYGDGAGMNLLNLADLDWDPRLLDITGPDLASKLLTPQPATTFHGTISAYFSEKFHLPADCRIAPFTGDNPASLVGMGASTPGHVVISLGTSDTLFAAMPDPLTDPNGFGHVFGNPAGGFMSIIVFRNGSLAREALRDSLGLDWSAFEKEALATTKASAGMNLMLPFFGPEITPRFDFEEPFMDFQEEPTPELEVRALLEGQFLNMRLHSEWMGVKPSRLLLTGGASKNDGIAQVAADVFQTPVERIDVSNSAALGAALIAAAAAGHDLAALQETFCRVTGPSLQPDRSLEDLYEDTLDDFSELLDEMTGVS; this comes from the coding sequence ATGTTCCTAGGCCTCGACTCCTCCACCCAATCCCTCACCGCGGTGATCATCGATCCCGCCAGCGGAACCATCACCTGCCAGATGGCGGTGAACTTCGGCAAGGATCTGCCGCATTTCCAGAGTCCCAGCGGGTTCCTGCCGGACGGCGCCAGCGGCGAGGTCCACGCGAATCCCCTGATGTGGGTGGAGGCGCTCGACCTCCTGTTCACACGGCTTTCCCCGGCCACGGACCTTTCCCTCATCCGCGCCATCGGCGGCTCCGGCCAGCAGCACGGCTCCGTCTATCTGGACTCCACCTTCGACCAGAGGCTGGCGGAACTCGATCCCGCGAAGCCACTCTCCCCGCAGATCGCACCGGCCCTCAGCCGCGCCACCTCCCCCATCTGGATGGACACCTCCACCGGCGCGGAATGCCGGGAGATCGCCAACGGCATCGGCGGAAACAAGGAGCTTTGCCGGATCACCGGCTCGAATGCGACCGAACGGTTCACCGGCCCCCAGATCCGCCGCTTTTCAAAGAGGGATCCGCTCGGCTGGTCCCACACCTCGCGCATCCATCTCGTCAGCTCGTTCATCGCCTCCATCCTGGCCGGGGAGTCCATGCCCATCGACTACGGAGATGGAGCGGGCATGAACCTGCTGAATCTGGCCGATCTGGATTGGGATCCGCGGCTGCTTGACATCACCGGCCCGGACCTCGCGTCGAAACTGCTGACTCCGCAGCCAGCCACCACCTTCCACGGCACCATCAGCGCGTATTTCTCGGAAAAATTCCACCTCCCCGCAGATTGCCGGATCGCCCCTTTCACCGGAGACAATCCGGCCTCGCTGGTGGGGATGGGCGCGAGCACGCCCGGCCACGTCGTCATTTCGCTGGGCACCAGCGACACCCTTTTCGCCGCCATGCCGGACCCCCTCACGGATCCGAACGGCTTCGGCCATGTCTTCGGAAATCCGGCGGGTGGATTCATGTCCATCATCGTCTTCCGCAACGGCTCGCTGGCCCGCGAGGCGCTGCGGGATTCGCTCGGCCTCGACTGGTCCGCCTTCGAGAAAGAAGCGCTCGCCACGACCAAGGCATCCGCCGGCATGAATCTCATGCTGCCCTTCTTCGGCCCGGAGATCACCCCGCGCTTCGACTTCGAGGAACCTTTCATGGACTTCCAGGAAGAACCCACACCGGAACTGGAAGTGCGCGCCCTGCTGGAGGGCCAGTTCCTCAACATGCGCCTCCACTCCGAATGGATGGGGGTGAAACCCAGCCGCCTCCTGCTCACGGGCGGAGCGTCGAAGAACGACGGCATCGCCCAGGTGGCGGCGGATGTTTTCCAGACTCCCGTCGAGCGCATCGACGTTTCGAACTCCGCCGCCCTCGGTGCGGCGCTCATCGCCGCGGCCGCCGCCGGGCATGATCTGGCCGCCCTCCAGGAAACCTTCTGCCGCGTCACCGGCCCCAGCCTCCAGCCGGACCGCTCGTTGGAAGATCTCTACGAAGACACGCTCGATGATTTCTCCGAGCTTCTCGATGAAATGACCGGCGTGTCCTGA
- a CDS encoding ammonium transporter, with protein sequence MTSHYLNKLRAITAAAIALVAMPMVTPAFGQETPPAAPPVEAPAAPAAAAAEPTPTLEERIAAIEAAGEGVDSGDNAWMMTSTALVLFMSLPGLALFYGGIVRRKNVLSIFGQIFAIAGVAAVIWWAIGFSLCFSEGNAFIGGTENAFFKGVGAEPGTLGTVPQSVFAMFQLTFAIITPALMIGAVAERIKFSSLIAFVVIWLFAVYFPFAHMVWGGGFLATTIKAIDFAGGTVVHMTSGFSALTLAIILGKRKGYGKEPIAPHSVVLTAIGTGILWVGWYGFNAGSAGAADGLAGNAFATTTFAAAIAGIAWGSAEWIFKGKPSVLGICSGVIGGLVAITPAAGFVTVGSSIIFGLLGGIIPFFAVAYLKKMLGYDDALDTFGVHGVGGALGAILTGIFADGSVNSIVTDLKAEGVNLVAEQIKAVAVTAVWSVVATVIIAYIVKAIFGLRPSAEDEETGLDLVDHGEQGYEH encoded by the coding sequence ATGACCAGTCATTACCTGAACAAACTGCGAGCTATCACGGCCGCGGCGATCGCCTTGGTCGCCATGCCGATGGTTACCCCGGCCTTCGGCCAAGAAACGCCGCCTGCGGCACCTCCCGTTGAGGCTCCAGCGGCACCAGCCGCCGCCGCTGCGGAGCCGACCCCGACTCTCGAGGAGAGGATCGCCGCGATCGAGGCGGCGGGCGAGGGCGTGGACTCCGGGGACAACGCCTGGATGATGACGAGCACCGCCCTGGTGCTGTTCATGTCCCTCCCGGGTCTGGCTCTCTTCTACGGTGGCATCGTCCGGAGAAAGAATGTTCTCTCCATCTTCGGCCAGATCTTCGCGATCGCCGGTGTGGCGGCGGTCATCTGGTGGGCCATCGGCTTCAGCCTGTGCTTCTCCGAAGGAAATGCCTTCATCGGCGGAACCGAGAATGCCTTCTTCAAGGGCGTCGGGGCTGAGCCGGGAACGCTGGGCACCGTCCCGCAGAGCGTGTTCGCGATGTTCCAACTGACCTTCGCGATCATCACCCCCGCGCTGATGATCGGTGCGGTCGCGGAACGCATCAAGTTCTCCTCGTTGATCGCCTTCGTGGTGATCTGGCTCTTCGCGGTCTATTTCCCCTTCGCCCACATGGTCTGGGGTGGCGGCTTCCTCGCCACCACCATCAAGGCGATCGACTTCGCAGGTGGCACCGTGGTTCACATGACCTCCGGTTTCTCCGCGCTGACCCTCGCCATCATCCTCGGCAAGCGCAAAGGTTACGGCAAGGAGCCCATCGCCCCCCACAGTGTGGTTCTCACCGCCATCGGCACCGGTATCCTCTGGGTCGGCTGGTATGGATTCAACGCCGGCTCCGCTGGTGCTGCTGACGGCCTTGCCGGCAACGCATTCGCCACCACCACCTTCGCCGCTGCCATCGCAGGCATCGCCTGGGGCTCCGCAGAGTGGATCTTCAAGGGCAAGCCGAGCGTGCTTGGCATCTGCTCCGGCGTCATCGGTGGTCTGGTCGCCATCACCCCTGCTGCGGGCTTCGTGACCGTCGGTTCCTCGATCATCTTCGGCCTCCTCGGTGGTATCATCCCGTTCTTCGCGGTGGCCTACCTCAAGAAAATGCTCGGATATGACGACGCGCTCGACACCTTCGGTGTGCACGGTGTCGGCGGTGCCCTCGGTGCCATCCTGACGGGTATCTTCGCTGATGGTTCGGTGAACAGCATCGTGACCGACCTCAAGGCGGAAGGTGTGAATCTGGTTGCCGAGCAGATCAAGGCGGTTGCTGTGACGGCGGTGTGGAGTGTGGTCGCCACCGTGATCATCGCCTACATCGTGAAAGCGATCTTCGGCCTTCGTCCGAGTGCGGAAGACGAGGAAACCGGCCTCGATCTGGTCGATCACGGCGAGCAAGGCTACGAGCACTGA
- a CDS encoding type III pantothenate kinase, with amino-acid sequence MSWLLIDNSNTRTKFALGDASGLLEWRGVLPTADISPEALAGLMADISYDAVLIGSVVPAKAAILREFFGNRVPTHLLGWDSPLGIAIDYPLPEQIGADRLANAVGVYERHGAPAVVIDFGTAVTFDIVSGAPAYCGGVIAPGLGAMSGYLSRKTALLPEIELEEPDSAIGKSTVHAMQAGAVFGYRGLVRGILERLREELPGELKIIATGGDAALIAQGLPEIQQVDAELTLDGLRRVAAKVFS; translated from the coding sequence ATGTCCTGGCTGCTGATCGACAACTCGAACACCCGCACCAAGTTCGCGCTGGGGGATGCCTCCGGCTTGCTGGAGTGGCGGGGCGTCCTCCCGACCGCGGACATTTCCCCCGAGGCCCTTGCCGGGCTGATGGCGGACATTTCCTATGACGCGGTGCTGATCGGCTCCGTGGTCCCTGCGAAGGCGGCCATTCTGCGTGAATTTTTCGGAAACCGGGTGCCGACCCACTTGCTGGGCTGGGACAGCCCGCTGGGCATCGCCATCGACTATCCGCTGCCGGAACAGATCGGCGCGGACCGGCTGGCGAATGCGGTGGGTGTTTATGAAAGGCATGGCGCACCGGCGGTCGTGATTGATTTCGGCACCGCGGTGACGTTCGACATCGTTTCCGGCGCACCTGCCTACTGCGGCGGGGTGATCGCTCCCGGCTTGGGCGCCATGTCCGGCTACCTCAGCAGGAAGACGGCGCTGCTGCCTGAGATCGAGCTGGAGGAGCCGGACTCCGCCATCGGGAAGTCCACGGTGCACGCCATGCAGGCGGGGGCCGTGTTCGGCTACCGGGGGCTGGTGAGGGGGATCCTGGAGCGGCTGCGGGAAGAGCTTCCGGGGGAGCTGAAAATCATCGCCACGGGCGGGGATGCGGCCCTCATCGCGCAGGGTCTGCCGGAGATCCAGCAGGTGGATGCGGAGTTGACCCTGGACGGTCTGCGGCGGGTGGCGGCGAAGGTTTTTTCCTGA
- a CDS encoding ROK family protein has translation MSDTPFAIGIDFGGTSVKTGVVDGSEVIDHAPPIATPEFEGPGELIDAIARTVEDLRARHPGVKAIGVGMPGFVNFETGTVYNLTNVRGWTNIGLKALLEEKTGLPVIVENDANCMAFAEWKQGAGRGFQHLICMTLGTGVGGAVIANGQLVRGARHGAGEIGQTSIDYQGRPGAYGNLGALEDYVGNNEITESARVAYEAAGDPKGVELCSPAALAAAANEGDPIALKIWDDVGRMIATAAMNCCWLLNPDAIIIGGGVAKAGKLVFDPITKHLHEQLSGPFKDHLKIVPARFGNEAGIVGAAVLALETAGNPG, from the coding sequence ATGAGTGACACACCTTTTGCGATCGGGATCGATTTTGGCGGCACTTCGGTGAAGACCGGAGTGGTGGATGGAAGCGAAGTCATCGACCACGCCCCACCCATCGCAACGCCGGAGTTCGAAGGTCCGGGAGAACTGATCGACGCGATCGCCCGGACGGTGGAGGACCTCCGCGCCCGCCACCCCGGAGTGAAGGCCATCGGCGTCGGCATGCCCGGATTCGTGAACTTTGAAACAGGAACCGTCTATAACCTCACCAACGTGCGGGGCTGGACGAACATCGGCCTGAAGGCGCTGCTGGAGGAGAAGACCGGCCTGCCGGTCATCGTGGAAAATGACGCGAACTGCATGGCCTTCGCGGAGTGGAAGCAGGGCGCGGGACGCGGGTTCCAACACCTGATCTGCATGACCCTGGGAACGGGCGTGGGCGGAGCGGTCATCGCCAACGGCCAGTTGGTCCGCGGGGCTCGCCACGGTGCCGGCGAGATCGGCCAGACTTCCATCGACTATCAAGGACGCCCGGGTGCCTACGGCAACCTCGGCGCGCTGGAGGACTACGTTGGCAACAACGAGATCACGGAGAGCGCCCGTGTGGCCTATGAGGCGGCGGGCGATCCGAAGGGCGTGGAACTCTGCAGTCCGGCGGCTCTGGCAGCGGCGGCGAACGAGGGCGACCCCATCGCGCTGAAGATCTGGGACGATGTCGGCCGGATGATCGCCACGGCGGCCATGAACTGCTGCTGGCTGCTGAATCCGGACGCCATCATCATCGGCGGCGGCGTGGCGAAGGCGGGCAAGCTGGTGTTCGACCCGATCACGAAACACCTCCACGAGCAGCTTTCCGGCCCCTTCAAGGATCACCTGAAAATCGTCCCGGCCAGATTCGGGAATGAGGCGGGGATCGTGGGCGCGGCGGTGCTGGCACTGGAGACCGCCGGGAATCCGGGCTGA
- a CDS encoding superoxide dismutase, giving the protein MKPHNPLDRRTFVKLSALAATAAVLPAAAGAAEAYKLDPLPYALDALAPHIDAKTMEIHHGKHHAAYIKNLNDALAKDSKLAEKSLVDLVADLPSISDEAARTTIRNNGGGHWNHDFFWKILTPADKSGKPSGDLAKAIDEAFGSYDEFKNAFGAAAAKRFGSGWAWLISQNGKLKIVSTANQDNPLMKGIVPDSDLGTPIIGLDVWEHAYYLNYQNKRPDYVAAWWNVVNWEEAAKRFGAK; this is encoded by the coding sequence ATGAAACCTCACAACCCTCTTGATCGCCGGACTTTCGTGAAGCTCAGTGCGCTCGCCGCGACCGCCGCCGTGCTTCCGGCCGCCGCGGGAGCCGCGGAGGCCTACAAGCTGGATCCACTGCCATACGCGCTGGACGCCCTGGCCCCGCACATCGATGCGAAGACGATGGAGATCCACCACGGCAAGCACCACGCCGCCTATATCAAGAATCTGAACGACGCGCTGGCAAAGGACTCCAAGCTGGCGGAGAAGTCCCTCGTGGATCTGGTGGCTGACCTCCCGTCCATCAGCGACGAGGCTGCCCGCACGACCATCCGCAACAACGGCGGCGGCCATTGGAACCATGACTTCTTCTGGAAAATCCTCACTCCGGCCGACAAATCCGGCAAGCCATCGGGAGATCTGGCCAAGGCCATCGACGAGGCGTTCGGTTCCTATGACGAGTTCAAGAACGCGTTCGGCGCGGCTGCGGCGAAGCGCTTCGGCTCCGGCTGGGCGTGGCTCATTTCCCAGAACGGCAAGCTGAAGATAGTCAGCACGGCGAACCAGGATAACCCGCTGATGAAGGGCATCGTCCCGGATTCCGACCTCGGCACTCCGATCATCGGCCTTGATGTCTGGGAACACGCCTACTATCTCAACTACCAGAACAAGCGCCCTGACTACGTGGCCGCCTGGTGGAACGTCGTGAACTGGGAAGAGGCAGCGAAGCGCTTCGGCGCGAAGTAA
- a CDS encoding phosphoenolpyruvate carboxylase: MTETAGNPTREQLRLEGFELIDETLGYLLGCLKDALQSTGETELLPYMPWSGVEPAPGSAPEGLPQLYSIGFQLLNMVEERVAAEIRREREKVLGPESIRGLWPKALSELQGMGLSAEQILDVLKDVRVEPVLTAHPTEAKRSSIRERHRALYDEMVRNEYPKYTPRERRNIRERVVTVLETLWRTAEIHLVRPDIYSELRNSIHYLRDLFPSAVNRLDQHFTDAWQDSGLPLEMLRSAGNIPRLTFGTWIGGDRDGHPLVTPEVTERSLAELRQSAFQLLHRELNALANQLTLSRQLTAVHEELQARIDELSFLVATEEHVKELLDRNAEEPWRQLAGLMALVVKQQSLGKPGYTSPALLAKDLDLLSQTLAEAGCQLLDEQAIHPLKHKLEMFGFHLANLDIRQNSEFHDKAISQLLVVAGVEGGAAYAEWDEEKRVGFLSNELTSTRPFLHNDLRIGEEADNVLDTYRVLVRHRQTWGNAGLGSLIVSMTRKLSDLLGVYLLAREAGLMDLTPGGLVCPLQVVPLFETMDDLDRSPGILSAYLVHPISLASRMARVANGEPDSQQVMLGYSDSNKDCGILAAQIALHNAQGALTKVGQEHQVNLCFFHGRGGTISRGAGPTHWFMAALPHGAMGGGFRMTEQGETIAQKYANLANATFNLELLLAGAAVTTARHRHTAPVEDPCEAFMPQLATWSQEAYQKFLKADGFIEFFRQATPIDALENSRIGSRPARRTGKKGFSISDLRAIPWVFSWTQARFYLPGWFGVGSALEKLKASDPSGFAALKKALPSSTFMSYVLTNVETNLASANLDLMKDYSSLVEDKELKKKFLGMAVDEFNKTREMLADLFEGEMAARRPRMAKTLDIREAPLRVLHQQQIDLLRQWRNHLTNDRKTKADALLPKLLLSINAIASGLRTTG; the protein is encoded by the coding sequence ATGACAGAGACGGCCGGCAACCCCACCCGCGAGCAACTTCGCCTTGAAGGATTCGAACTCATTGACGAGACGCTCGGCTACCTGCTCGGTTGCCTGAAAGACGCGCTGCAAAGCACCGGGGAGACCGAATTGCTGCCGTACATGCCATGGTCCGGCGTCGAGCCTGCTCCGGGCTCCGCTCCGGAGGGGCTGCCCCAGCTTTACTCCATCGGCTTCCAGCTCCTGAACATGGTGGAGGAACGTGTCGCCGCGGAAATCCGCCGCGAACGGGAAAAGGTTCTCGGTCCGGAATCCATCCGCGGCCTGTGGCCGAAGGCCCTCAGCGAGCTGCAGGGCATGGGCCTGTCCGCGGAACAGATCCTCGACGTGCTGAAGGACGTGCGGGTGGAGCCGGTGCTGACCGCCCACCCCACAGAGGCGAAACGCTCCAGCATCCGCGAGCGGCACCGCGCGCTGTACGATGAGATGGTCCGCAACGAATACCCGAAGTACACGCCACGGGAGCGCCGGAACATCCGCGAACGGGTCGTCACCGTGCTGGAAACGCTGTGGCGCACGGCGGAGATCCATCTCGTCCGCCCGGACATCTACAGCGAGCTGCGGAACTCCATCCACTACCTCCGCGACCTTTTCCCGTCCGCGGTCAACCGCCTGGACCAGCACTTCACGGACGCATGGCAGGACTCCGGTCTGCCGCTGGAAATGCTGCGCTCCGCGGGAAACATCCCGCGCCTGACCTTCGGCACCTGGATCGGTGGTGACCGCGATGGCCACCCGCTGGTCACTCCGGAGGTGACGGAGCGCTCCCTGGCGGAACTCCGCCAGTCCGCCTTCCAGCTCCTCCACCGGGAACTCAACGCCCTCGCCAACCAGCTCACGCTTTCCCGCCAGCTCACCGCCGTGCATGAAGAGCTCCAGGCACGCATCGACGAACTGTCGTTCCTCGTCGCCACGGAAGAGCATGTGAAGGAGCTGCTGGACCGCAACGCCGAGGAACCGTGGAGGCAACTGGCCGGCCTGATGGCCCTCGTCGTGAAGCAACAATCCCTGGGCAAACCGGGCTACACCAGCCCCGCCCTCCTCGCGAAGGATCTGGACCTGCTTTCCCAAACGCTCGCGGAAGCGGGCTGCCAGCTCCTGGACGAACAGGCCATCCACCCGTTGAAGCACAAGTTGGAGATGTTCGGCTTCCACCTGGCCAACCTCGACATCCGCCAGAACTCCGAATTCCACGACAAGGCCATCTCGCAACTGCTCGTCGTGGCGGGCGTGGAGGGCGGGGCGGCCTACGCGGAGTGGGATGAAGAGAAGCGCGTCGGCTTCCTGAGCAACGAACTCACCTCCACCCGCCCGTTCCTGCACAATGACCTGCGCATCGGCGAGGAGGCGGACAACGTGCTGGACACCTACCGCGTGCTGGTCCGCCACCGCCAGACATGGGGCAACGCGGGCCTCGGCTCGCTCATCGTCTCGATGACCCGCAAGCTTTCCGACCTGCTGGGTGTCTATCTGCTCGCCCGTGAGGCAGGGCTGATGGATCTCACCCCCGGCGGCCTGGTCTGCCCGCTGCAGGTGGTTCCGCTGTTCGAGACGATGGATGACCTGGACCGCTCCCCCGGCATCCTTTCCGCTTACCTGGTCCACCCCATCTCCCTCGCCTCCCGCATGGCCCGCGTGGCGAACGGGGAGCCGGACAGCCAGCAGGTGATGCTGGGCTACTCCGACTCGAACAAGGACTGCGGCATCCTCGCCGCCCAGATCGCCCTCCACAACGCCCAGGGTGCCCTCACCAAGGTGGGCCAGGAGCATCAGGTGAATCTCTGTTTCTTCCACGGCCGCGGTGGCACCATCTCCCGCGGTGCCGGTCCGACCCACTGGTTCATGGCCGCGCTGCCGCACGGCGCGATGGGCGGCGGCTTCCGCATGACGGAGCAGGGTGAAACCATCGCCCAGAAATACGCGAACCTCGCCAACGCAACCTTCAATCTGGAACTGCTTCTCGCCGGAGCGGCGGTCACCACCGCCCGCCACCGCCACACCGCCCCCGTGGAAGATCCGTGCGAGGCGTTCATGCCACAACTGGCCACCTGGAGCCAGGAGGCTTACCAGAAGTTCCTCAAAGCGGACGGCTTCATCGAGTTCTTCCGCCAGGCCACCCCCATCGACGCGCTGGAGAACTCGCGCATCGGTTCACGTCCGGCCCGCCGCACGGGCAAAAAGGGCTTTTCCATCAGCGACCTCCGCGCCATCCCGTGGGTCTTTTCCTGGACCCAGGCCCGCTTCTACCTCCCCGGTTGGTTCGGCGTCGGCTCCGCCCTGGAGAAACTCAAGGCGTCCGATCCGTCCGGGTTCGCCGCGCTGAAGAAGGCGCTGCCTTCCTCCACCTTCATGAGCTACGTCCTCACCAACGTGGAGACCAACCTGGCCTCCGCAAACCTGGATCTGATGAAGGACTACTCCTCGCTCGTCGAGGACAAGGAACTGAAGAAGAAATTCCTCGGCATGGCGGTGGATGAGTTCAACAAGACCCGGGAGATGCTCGCCGATCTTTTCGAAGGCGAGATGGCGGCCCGCCGCCCGCGCATGGCAAAGACCCTGGACATCCGCGAAGCCCCCCTCCGCGTGCTACACCAGCAGCAGATCGACCTCCTCCGCCAGTGGCGGAACCACCTGACGAATGACCGGAAGACCAAGGCCGACGCGCTGTTGCCGAAGCTCCTGCTTTCGATCAACGCGATCGCCTCCGGCCTGCGGACGACGGGTTGA
- a CDS encoding lamin tail domain-containing protein has translation MKSIIPILALLASAAPGGAAIIITEVMSSSLHPSGGSNNGDWFEITNTGGSPIDVTGWTWDDSSRTPGSSNFGTLTVIAAGQSVIICEEPIGSESTWLGDWGLSGVVVSTIGGSSFQGLGAGGDEVNIYDAGGALVTRVIFGSATGGASFEWDMAGIPLGTSVIGENGAFRSASDGFGGAGQDVGSPGFAVVPEPGTTGITLATGLGVLVRRSRRG, from the coding sequence ATGAAATCCATCATCCCGATCCTTGCCCTCCTCGCATCCGCCGCGCCCGGCGGAGCCGCCATCATCATTACGGAGGTGATGAGTTCCTCCCTGCACCCCAGCGGAGGCAGCAACAACGGCGACTGGTTTGAGATCACCAACACAGGCGGTTCCCCCATCGACGTCACCGGCTGGACATGGGATGACAGCTCCAGAACTCCGGGCAGCTCGAACTTCGGCACCCTTACGGTCATCGCCGCAGGGCAGTCGGTCATCATCTGCGAAGAACCCATCGGCTCGGAAAGCACGTGGCTGGGCGACTGGGGACTCTCGGGAGTGGTCGTCTCCACCATCGGGGGATCCTCGTTCCAGGGTCTCGGAGCGGGAGGAGACGAGGTGAACATCTACGATGCCGGAGGAGCGCTGGTGACGAGGGTGATCTTCGGCTCCGCCACCGGGGGGGCGTCCTTTGAATGGGACATGGCCGGGATTCCACTGGGAACCAGCGTCATCGGGGAGAACGGAGCCTTCAGATCCGCCTCCGACGGATTTGGAGGCGCAGGCCAGGATGTCGGCAGTCCGGGATTCGCCGTGGTGCCAGAGCCTGGTACCACGGGGATCACACTGGCCACCGGTCTGGGTGTGCTGGTCCGCAGGAGCCGGCGGGGGTGA
- a CDS encoding DUF4126 domain-containing protein, with protein sequence MIDQLGVALGLATLAGVNLYLTVLVAGLAIRFDWIGLSSSYEQLSVLGNDWVLGVAGVMFVIQFFADKVPWLDSLWDAVHTVIRPAGGVLIALAALGKMDPAILTIGALLAGGASLATHGTKAGIRALLNLSPEPVSNSVASVTEDGLVLGGLGLIGLFPAVAFVVFLVIAVLCAAFALWLWKKIFRRRKRRVEELAPA encoded by the coding sequence GTGATCGATCAACTTGGCGTGGCGCTGGGGCTGGCGACCCTTGCGGGGGTGAATCTCTATCTGACCGTGCTGGTGGCGGGGCTGGCCATCCGCTTTGACTGGATCGGCCTGTCCTCCTCCTATGAACAGCTTTCCGTCCTTGGCAACGACTGGGTGCTGGGCGTGGCCGGGGTCATGTTCGTGATCCAGTTTTTCGCTGACAAGGTGCCGTGGCTGGACTCCCTGTGGGATGCGGTCCACACCGTCATCCGTCCCGCGGGCGGCGTGTTGATCGCTCTGGCGGCGCTCGGGAAAATGGACCCGGCCATCCTCACCATCGGCGCGTTGCTGGCGGGTGGTGCGTCGCTCGCCACCCATGGCACGAAGGCGGGCATAAGGGCGCTCCTCAATCTCTCGCCGGAGCCGGTTTCCAATTCCGTGGCGAGCGTCACGGAAGATGGTCTGGTGCTCGGCGGGCTGGGACTCATCGGCCTGTTCCCGGCGGTTGCGTTCGTCGTCTTTCTGGTCATCGCCGTGCTTTGCGCCGCCTTCGCGCTCTGGCTGTGGAAGAAGATTTTCCGCAGGCGGAAACGCCGTGTCGAAGAACTGGCCCCCGCCTGA